One window of the Penaeus monodon isolate SGIC_2016 chromosome 1, NSTDA_Pmon_1, whole genome shotgun sequence genome contains the following:
- the LOC119573062 gene encoding acid sphingomyelinase-like phosphodiesterase 3b has translation MAEWTERAVKAVLWAGLAGMVASLSLERPLVPKGNGGKFWQITDIHWDQQYSESGDPAKMCHDDYLVSDYHNGAYGNYLCDSPWKLVKSSLQAMTRIHPMPEFVLWTGDNVPHTNDPEPDFSVIFRTISNITNELRTAFPESIPILPVLGNHDAFPKDDYPVAGESFYGQYLTRGGWAAVLPQDAQEDFKKGGYYEYILPSGVTVLVVNTNLYYANNQMGINASDPCGQFAWLQEKLEAAQDRSSKVIIAAHAPPGYFERFALIPFFNATYNSAYANLLNKHGKVIMAQIYGHEHTDSFRIFASESGELQSVAFLAPSVTPWYPAPVPGGTAINPSLRLYTHDTSDILDYTQYHLNLGDLDIPMEENGSTLTSKMPEWSVFYQARASYGLEKLDVTNMASLYKELSTNDSLFQQYYLRNSAGYNNGVCDIDCKRNHLCAIGHIKVEDLNKCMGFNDTTTITDTIQSTTPLYPEPVQSFILEDGSPVSADNFDENSDGTSHLVIIMVALGMTLMVVLAVTLAAMLVIITLQRKSVLRREGSVPVSELSWGLRQQGYKPF, from the exons ATGGCGGAATGGACAGAAAGAGCGGTAAAGGCCGTGCTATGGGCTGGGCTGGCAGGGATGGTGGCTTCTCTGTCCTTGGAAAGACCTCTCGTCCCCAAGGGAAATGGAG GTAAATTCTGGCAAATCACAGACATACACTGGGATCAACAGTACAGTGAAAGTGGAGATCCAGCCAAGATGTGCCATGACGACTACCTAGTCTCAGATTATCATAATGGAGCATATGGAAATTACTTGTGTGATTCACCTTGGAAACTAGTCAAAAGTTCCTTACAGGCAATGACACGGATCCATCCAATGCCTGAGTTTGTACTGTGGACTGG AGATAATGTGCCCCATACAAATGATCCAGAACCCGATTTTTCTGTTATATTCCGTACCATCAGCAACATCACTAACGAGCTCAGGACAGCTTTTCCAGAGAGCATACCTATCCTCCCAGTACTAGGGAACCATGATGCTTTTCCAAAG GATGACTATCCAGTAGCAGGTGAGAGCTTCTATGGACAGTACTTAACCAGGGGGGGCTGGGCTGCAGTGTTACCACAGGATGCACAGGAAGACTTCAAGAAAGGTGgctactatgaatatatattaccatcAGGTGTAACT GTTCTGGTAGTGAATACAAATCTGTATTATGCAAATAACCAAATGGGCATAAATGCAAGTGATCCATGTGGCCAGTTTGCATGGTTGCAAGAGAAACTGGAAGCAGCACAGGACAGGTCTTCAAAA GTGATCATAGCTGCTCATGCTCCCCCAGGTTATTTTGAGAGGTTTGCTTTAATACCTTTCTTCAACGCCACTTACAACTCAGCCTATGCCAACCTTCTAAACAAGCATGGTAAAGTGATCATGGCACAGATCTATGGGCATGAACATACTGACAGCTTCAGGATATTTGCTTCAGAAAGTG GTGAGCTCCAGAGTGTAGCATTCCTTGCCCCTTCAGTAACTCCTTGGTACCCTGCTCCAGTCCCTGGTGGTACAGCAATCAACCCTTCCCTTCGTCTCTACACACATGATACTTCAGATATCCTGGACTACACTCAGTACCACTTGAACTTGGGTGATTTAGACATTCCAATGGAAGAGAATGGTAGTACACTTACTTCAAAGATGCCAGAATGGTCAGTTTTTTACCAGGCTAGGGCTTCTTATGGGTTAGAGAAGCTTGATGTAACAAATATGGCTAGCCTGTACAAAGAGCTCTCCACCAATGATAGCCTGTTTCAACAGTATTATCTGAGAAATTCTGCAGGATACAACAATGGTGTCTGTGATATTGATTGCAAACGTAATCACTTGTGTGCAATAGGCCACATAAAAGTTGAAGATTTAAACAAGTGTATGGGCTTCAATGACACCACCACCATTACTGATACAATTCAATCTACAACTCCACTTTACCCAGAGCCAGTCCAAAGTTTCATCCTTGAAGATGGATCACCAGTCAGTGCAGACAACTTTGACGAAAATTCAGATGGCACCTCACACCTGGTGATCATTATGGTGGCTCTTGGGATGACTCTCATGGTTGTCCTTGCAGTTACTTTAGCAGCCATGTTAGTGATCATAACACTACAGAGGAAGAGTGTCTTAAGGAGAGAAGGATCTGTCCCAGTATCTGAACTCAGTTGGGGACTGCGGCAACAAGGGTACAAGCCATTTTAG